In the Gorilla gorilla gorilla isolate KB3781 chromosome 10, NHGRI_mGorGor1-v2.1_pri, whole genome shotgun sequence genome, one interval contains:
- the TAC3 gene encoding tachykinin-3, with translation MRIMLLFTAILAFSLAQSFGAVCKEPQEEVVPGGGRSKRDPDLYQLLQRLFKSHSSLEGLLKALSQASTDPKESTSPEKRDMHDFFVGLMGKRSVQPDSPTDVNQENVPSFGILKYPPRAE, from the exons ATGAGGATCATGCTGCTATTCACAGCCATCCTGGCCTTCAGCCTAGCTCAGAGCTTTGGGGCTGTCTGTAAGGAGCCACAGGAGGAGGTGGTTCCTGGCGGGGGCCGCAGCAAG AGGGATCCGGATCTCTACCAGCTGCTCCAGAGACTCTTCAAAAGCCACTCATCTCTGGAGGGATTGCTCAAAGCCCTGAGCCAGGCTAGCACAG ATCCTAAGGAATCAACATCTCCCGAGAAAC GTGACATGCATGACTTCTTTGTGGGACTTATGGGCAAGAGGAGCGTCCAGCCAG ACTCTCCTACGGATGTGAATCAAGAGAACGTCCCCAGCTTTGGCATCCTCAAGTATCCCCCGAGAGCAGAATAA
- the ZBTB39 gene encoding zinc finger and BTB domain-containing protein 39 — translation MGMRIKLQSTNHPNNLLKELNKCRLSETMCDVTIVVGSRSFPAHKAVLACAAGYFQNLFLNTGLDAARTYVVDFITPANFEKVLSFVYTSELFTDLINVGVIYEVAERLGMEDLLQACHSTFPDLESTARAKTLTSTSESHSGTLSCPSAEPAHPLGELRGGGDHLGADRNYVLPSDAGGSYKEEEKNIASDANHSLHLPQPPPPPPKTEDHDTPAPFTSIPSMMTQPVLGTVSTGIQTSTSSCQPYKVQSNGDFSKNSFLTPDNAVDITTGTNSCLSNSEHSKDPGFGQMDELQLEDLGDDDLQFEDPAEDIGTTEEVIELSDDSEDELTFGENDNRENKAMPCQVCKKVLEPNIQLIRQHARDHVDLLTGNCKVCETHFQDRNSRVTHVLSHIGIFLFSCDMCETKFFTQWQLTLHRRDGIFENNITVHPNDPLPGKLGLFSGAASPELKCAACGKVLAKDFHVVRGHILDHLNLKGQACSVCDQRHLNLCSLMWHTLSHLGISVFSCSVCANSFVDWHLLEKHMAVHQSLEDALFHCRLCSQSFKSEAAYRYHVSQHKCNSGLDARPGFGLQHPALQKRKLPAEEFLSEELALQGQPGNSKYSCKVCGKRFAHTSEFNYHRRIHTGEKPYQCKVCHKFFRGRSTIKCHLKTHSGALMYRCTVCGHYSSTLNLMSKHVGVHKGSLPPDFTIEQTFMYIIHSKEADKNPDS, via the coding sequence ATGGGCATGAGGATCAAACTGCAAAGCACCAACCACCCCAACAACCTGCTGAAGGAACTCAACAAGTGCCGGCTCTCAGAGACCATGTGCGACGTCACCATTGTGGTGGGGAGCCGCTCCTTCCCGGCCCACAAGGCTGTGCTGGCCTGTGCAGCTGGCTACTTCCAGAACCTCTTCCTGAATACTGGGCTTGATGCTGCCAGGACCTATGTGGTGGACTTCATCACCCCTGCCAACTTTGAGAAGGTTCTGAGCTTTGTCTACACTTCAGAACTCTTCACAGACCTGATCAATGTTGGGGTCATCTACGAGGTGGCTGAGCGTCTGGGTATGGAGGACCTCCTCCAGGCCTGTCACTCTACCTTTCCTGATCTGGAGAGCACTGCCAGGGCCAAGACCCTGACCAGCACCAGTGAGAGCCACTCTGGTACCCTGAGTTGTCCTTCGGCAGAACCTGCCCATCCCCTTGGAGAACTCCGAGGTGGTGGGGACCACCTTGGTGCTGATAGAAACTATGTGTTGCCCAGTGATGCTGGAGGGAGCtataaagaggaagagaagaatatTGCCAGTGACGCTAACCATAGCCTGCATCTGCCGCAaccgccaccaccaccgccaAAGACAGAAGACCATGACACCCCTGCTCCCTTCACGTCCATTCCTAGCATGATGACCCAGCCAGTCCTAGGCACTGTCAGCACGGGCATCCAGACCAGCACGAGCTCCTGCCAGCCATACAAAGTTCAAAGCAATGGAGACTTCAGTAAAAACAGCTTCCTCACCCCTGACAATGCAGTAGACATTACCACTGGGACCAACTCCTGTCTGAGCAATAGTGAGCACTCCAAAGATCCCGGCTTTGGGCAGATGGATGAGCTCCAGCTCGAGGACCTGGGGGATGATGACTTGCAGTTTGAAGACCCTGCTGAGGATATAGGCACAACTGAGGAGGTGATTGAGCTGAGTGATGACAGTGAGGATGAGCTGACTTTTGGAGAGAATGACAATCGGGAGAATAAGGCCATGCCCTGCCAGGTGTGCAAGAAAGTTCTAGAGCCCAACATTCAACTGATCCGGCAGCATGCTCGGGACCACGTGGACCTGCTGACGGGCAACTGCAAGGTCTGCGAGACCCACTTCCAGGACCGAAACTCCCGGGTAACTCATGTCCTGTCCCACATTggtattttccttttctcctgcGACATGTGTGAAACTAAGTTCTTTACCCAGTGGCAGCTGACCCTTCACCGACGGGATGGAATATTTGAGAACAACATCACTGTCCACCCCAACGATCCCCTGCCAGGGAAGCTGGGTCTCTTTTCAGGGGCAGCCTCCCCAGAGCTGAAATGCGCTGCCTGTGGGAAAGTATTGGCCAAAGATTTCCATGTGGTCCGGGGCCACATCCTTGACCATCTAAACTTGAAGGGCCAGGCCTGCAGTGTCTGCGACCAGCGTCACCTTAACCTCTGCAGCCTCATGTGGCACACGCTGTCCCATCTCGGCATCTCAGTCTTCTCCTGTTCTGTCTGTGCCAACAGCTTTGTGGACTGGCATCTTCTAGAGAAGCACATGGCTGTGCACCAAAGTCTGGAAGACGCCCTCTTCCACTGCCGCTTGTGCAGCCAGAGCTTCAAGTCAGAGGCTGCCTATCGCTACCACGTCAGCCAGCACAAATGCAACAGTGGCCTTGATGCACGGCCTGGTTTTGGGCTGCAGCACCCAGCTCTCCAGAAGCGGAAGCTGCCAGCAGAGGAGTTTCTGAGTGAAGAGCTGGCGCTGCAGGGCCAACCTGGGAACAGCAAGTATAGCTGCAAGGTCTGTGGCAAAAGATTTGCCCACACAAGTGAATTCAACTACCACCGGCGGATCCACACGGGGGAGAAGCCATACCAATGTAAGGTGTGCCACAAGTTCTTTCGAGGCCGCTCGACCATCAAATGCCACCTAAAGACACACTCGGGGGCCCTCATGTACCGCTGCACAGTTTGTGGGCACTACAGTTCCACCCTTAACCTCATGAGCAAACATGTTGGTGTGCACAAAGGCAGCCTTCCCCCTGACTTCACCATCGAGCAGACCTTCATGTACATCATCCATTCCAAAGAGGCGGATAAGAACCCGGACAGTTGA